The Castanea sativa cultivar Marrone di Chiusa Pesio chromosome 4, ASM4071231v1 sequence TGCCCTTAATTCCATTTGAAGCAAGCGTAATGATTTGCCCAGGTAGTAATGTCACCCCTCGTGCAACTTAACTACGCcgtgtcatcatcatcatcaatgttATGCATTATACTCCTGcatcttcttttatatatatatatatatatatatatatatatatatatatatatatatatatatatatattttttttttttttgggggggggggtggggtgggggtGGGTAATGAGAACTGTATTGGGGTTAGCTGGTTCTTTTTATAAGGCTTGCCAATGCAGCAAGTCTTTAATCTGATTCTATTTTGTCTGTGAATGATGTTTTACAGGTTCAAGGTGGTATTCAAGATTTAAGGGATAAACAAGAGATAGCAGAGGCTCAGCTGCAGCTTGCAAAGCTTCAAATGTCGAAGGATAACCAGCAATCTCAAAATAAGATCACAACTGGTCAAAGTAATTCAGCTCAAGAACCATTGTCATCTGCCCCTCAGCAAAGCCACCAACCAGTTCCAATTCCTGTTGCTTCTCCACAACAACTTCCTGCTCTCCCTTTTAATGTTTTTCCAAACGTACCTCTTCAAAATTCATCACCAACATCTTCAGCAACAGCTGCGCAGATTCCTACCCAATTATCCCAGAACCCGATCCCCTCTCTTCTTCAGCCTGAATCTTACTATTCAACACCTGTGCATACTCAAGAATCCACACATCAGCAATACCATCTGCCTCCAATGCAGcaaccacctccaccaccataTCAACATTATCACCCAGAACCTCAATTTCCTCCAATCTCCCAGGTATCACAGCCACCTCAACAGCACCCTTCTCTTGGCATTGTTAATCCCCAAGTCCACTGTCCATCTAGCCATCATCCTGAAGAAATACCATACATGCCATCTCAAAGCTACCCGCCAAGCAATCACAGGTCCCCTCAAGCACCTGGCATTGCTTCCCCCTCCCAACAATATTATTTGGGCTCTTCCCAGCAGATGCAAGATCAACCCTCCCGCGATCCTAATTTTGGGTTCCCATCCAGTTCCAGGCATTCACAACCACCTGGGCATTCACATTTTTATGAGCATTCTTATAGTGGATATCCTTCCCATTACAGCAGTTCAACAATGAAACCCTTGCAAAGTGGTGAAAGCAGCAACTCACGACTGCCAACTGCCCAGATACTACCGCATGCACTACCTATCTCCTCTAGTGTGGATGATAAATCCAGTTCTAGTGGGACTCGAGACAGCGTACCAACCGATGATGTTGTTGACAAGGTTGTAGCAATGGGATTCCGAAGGGACTTGGTGAGAGCGACAGTAAGGAAATTGACAGAGACTGGGCAATCAGTGGATCTCAATGTGGTGCTTGATAGGATGATGAATGGTGGGGGAACTGGAGTCGCATGGTAGTAGGTTTGGCAAATAATATATGGTGTTTTTGTAATGGCCGGTTTGATTTATTTCTGTAAATGATGCTGTAAATGATGTTGTACCATGTCTTCTGTCTTCAGTATTAATCTAGTTGTAGGTTTGGCAGATAATATATGGTGTTCGTGCAATGGCTGGGTTGATTTATTTCTGTACATGATGCTGTAAATGATGTAGTACCATGTCTTCTTTATCGATTAGTACTGTATCTACAATATTGTTTCACTGACACTGCATCTACAATATTGTTTCACTGACGGCTCTTTTACACCATTTCCTTATTGCTATCTAAATTGAGATTTGTTCTGACATTTATGTGGTTTGTATGTGACTGAAAATTCTGTTTAACTTTCCAGCTCACTTTTCTGCTCATGTATCAACTAATGAGTGGTATACTTTATTCGCTTGACATGAGGTGTTTTATGAAGTTCAATGTTTTCTAATCCTGCTTCTTTTCTTCTAATTGGTTATTGGCGTCATGGCTTGATCATCCAACATGGATTGCTCTTGCTGTGAGTGGCTGCCAATCAATTGCAGATAATGCGCTTGTTTCCATTGTTATAGGAAGTAGAGGTTTAACTGTAGAGCTTTGTacaattttggtttttgaattttgccCCTTTAGTACATTTTCAGAGTACTTGGATTGACTATgatttttaatacaattttacaTCCTAGGGCGAAAGTAGTTCTTCTCCTCGGGCTctgcttttctatttttgactAATggcgaggaaaaaaaaaaaactgtagaGTTTTAGTAATAGAACTTTGTGATATAAATTATAGAGTTTTAACTAGAAAGCTCTTTAGTATTTTGAGTGAGTGACAAATTACAACAGATGGTCCATTAAATTTATGGATTTATAATATGCAgtgttttctttaaaactttaaattttagatttatattagtcttaaaattgaaaacaattataAGGATCTCCTTACATCATTCACATCCTGTTAAAGTTCTTTGGTGAAATTGCCAAATaattatcatcattattatttgcTATAAAGGCTCTTACTAAAGcacttttagtttttaaacaccCATCAAAAGCATAAACAGACGGGCCCAGATATCTATATGACTATTTCACAAGTAGCTCCTCCTGTAACAATGATTCAGTATATCAAACTGATGGGAAATAGGAGGGATTGTCCCTCAAATACAAAGCTTGTCGATAAGAAGAAAGTGCCAATTAGAGGAGGAAATCACCCCTTGAAAAGACAAGAACAATGGGAAATCTGTGTTTCCTTCCAAGGATCAATGTTTACATCATGACATGAAAGCCCATGTCTAAGGCTTACCAAATTGAGAGTCTCCAAAGTGCTGAGGAATCTTGTTAATGATTTTATGGTCCAGCACTTTTTTaatgtcaattttatgtattgaTATCGTAGGGTCctcttctcccaaaaaaaagagaggttaGGGTCTCCAATTCCCATCCAATTGGGCTTCAAGCGCTCATCACTTAGTGAGTGTTTGGGAACAAGGTAAAAAGTTATTTAGTTTTTGCCCTTTGTCTCATTCTTTTACAAAgaatctaacttttttttttttctttttttgttttagtctGTTACAAATAATctaactttaaaattttttaaaataagtttttaactttttgtcgtatatttaatataaaagctactaaaaatgatatattttgatAAACGTTATCAAATAAGTTACAGGAAATTGCAAGTATCCAAACAAACACTCAATTATGTTCATAACAAAAGGAAATTGACTTCAAATAAAGCTATTAAGGAATagttatttcttattttaaatagTGTCATGTTAACGAGTGCCCTTagagcattggttaacaattcattttaggagagttttgacatcacttttatgggaaatgaaaaaaactgtcaaaacattaattgcttttctttctttccctataaaaactttttttaaatggattattaaacAATACCCTAAGAGCATTcattagcattttccttttaaataatacatattctTAAGGATTTTATTGCGATGAAAATGTGAATAATTATTCCATTCTTGTGTCTATTACAAtggggaaattattgtgtactctcggactaccataaatgcgtactccctcttctcacatgtgagaggagggattACATATTTATGGTACTTTGaaaatacctaataattttccattaCAATGTACCAAAAGTGGCCTTAGTTTTGTTAGGAAAATACTTCATTTAAGCCCAATGATTAGTtgcccttttatttatttattttttctgaatgaaaatgagttattttaggATCACAAATTTTGCCACatctttttaaataactatcttatatgacaaattttgtttgattacCTATCACTTTCATATAGActgactattttttttctaccaCTCGCCgtcaatcacataaaaaaagtTGTGGAAAAAGTGAGTAAAATGGTGTGTTATGAAAAATTAGTCACCTGggcattttttagtttttaccccTCGGATATGTATGACCTAATATTAAGGTCTTGTCATTCTATTTGAGGAGCACAAATATACAACTTGACAAGTGTCAAgcatcatattattattattattattttttaaatttaaattttcgaACAAATTGAAGGAATCATTATGTGATGCTGACGTAGTGGGATGAAACAAATCCTAGAAGCTCAGCCAATGCGGGATCTTTGTAGGTTGTCCACCAAAAATGTAGTCGTTTTAATAGttggtaaaattttatcaagaaaTAAAAAGTTGGTAAAATAGGGCTACTGAAATTGAGCATGACACACTTCAACATTCACATCAAATGTTATTTTAGCAcccaaaccataaaaaaaaaaaaataaaaaaaaaaaaaaaaaaaaaaaataaaaaaaaaaaaccactgcACGTgagagataaaaagaaagaataaagaaataatatttaaatgaagtagtaaaaaaatagagtaTTTAATGTTGGGTGTATAGTAAAGTgatgtattaaaataaataaagtaacttttttaaTTGCTAAAACTATATTTTCAGAACCTTTGAtgtgatttttctttaaaaaaaagaaaaaaagcatgactctatttatttattttctatatattttcataGCAAAATATGCAATATAAGTATCACATGTAGAATCTCAATATCCAAGGGTTTGTTAATTGAATAGCAATTGGTATATAGATCACTTGTAGAATCTCGATATCAAAGAGtttgttaatttgttagttAAATAGTAATCGGTATATAATatacaatacatttttttttggattttcaaaatctttttgtgTGTCAAGAGCCTTATAATTCAATTGGTTGATATTTTTTGACGTTTTGAAAAGAGACATTAGGTTCAAATCCCCCACCTagctattgaattatcaaaatcttgttgtagaaaaatatgataaaaagaaatagTCTTCAAAATTTACAGAAGGGTAGCCTTGCAAACTATTATTACAATCTTAGGACTTGGATGAAAAATAGGGTCCAATTTCAtagatttaaatatataaataaataaatttgtatttttttataggataaataaagtttcattattattttttagatagattttcaacctatgatgtccactcctgatgatagttctttatgattagactaagacaccaatcggtttttagtGTAGACGGGAATTGAattccagatctcttattcaactatcagaaatGTTACCAGTTAAGCTACCTAGAACCCACAAAGTTTCATTGTTTCTACAACTGGTGCTATGTTATAGGCTAAAGGGTTCAAGGCCCAAAccacatattattattattcaatggttaaaattcttatataatatatatgctgCAATCGAATATCTCGAACCCAATCCACCTTGTTATTCCAAGTGCTTAGGGAGAAATCAACTCGTCCATCGGGGTGGTGGTTAGTGGTTACCACTTGTTTATCTAGGTTTTTACTGTTCCAGTACaattatatatactagcttGTATTACATTTTATACTATTGTACTACACCAGTACTTTGTATTGTACTTGTATGCTATTAAATGTAAAAATACTAAACTacatgcttctcaaaaaaaaaaaaaaaaaaaagaagaagaagaagaaagaagaaagaagaaagaagaaagaaaaataaaaataaaaataaagttgtctTATTTCAACAGCTACCGGTAAGAAAATGGGCCAGAGGGCTTAACTGCATATGGTCCAAACCTCTTATAGGATTCGTGTTCTAATAGGAcaatacacatttttttttgataacaacTAATAGGACAATACTAGCTTGTACTTTATACTAATgtgtgtattatatatatatatttaaaatgggCCATAAGCTAAAattctatcatatatatatatatatatatatatatatatatatatatattacattaatACTTTGTATTCAAttggatttagggttttttttttctcaaaagaatcaaatttaggtctttttgttttttgagaaacaaacacacacattggtctccttaaaataaaatatgagaccaatttaggaaggaaaaaaaaaaaaaaactgcgtTGGCTTCCCTTCACATGCCTTCAAATAACATTTTGCTACTTTATCTCCTTCATTTTGGGAACACTATTTATTTCccaatcatttattttattttattgcattctctctatctctctccacTTTCGCTCTCTCTCACCAACAACGTGGATTACAAAATTAGACCTAACATTGACACCAACAATCACTTTGATTCAGTCAAGACTTGAAAGAGATTAAAGTATGATGTTGAAATCTTCAACAAAATGGAGTGAATTGAATTATGCCATGTAAATGCCATGCGTTAATAGCACAGTGGACATCGAGTAGTGCCACAAgcacaacaattttacaataaaacttaGGTGACAAGTCGTTATTAGTTCTCAATTAAATCCAAAACTGACATAATCTTTTTACTTACTATTAACCGTTTGTCACCTAAGTTTTGCtttgaaattgttgtgaaaatgttacgACCTGTAGATTTATCGGTGGACATCTTATCCGATGATGAAATGCTCACTTCATCATGAAACCACAATGATTGGCTTAGCCGCTAGCGTGCGTACAAGACTACAAGTTGAGAAGGACCATCTTCTTAATGTGTGCACCTTGGTGAATCGTGATACAgacatttttcattttccttcctaGATAATGGACCACTTCTGCTGGGGGCAGAAAGTGACTTGACTTGAATGCAGCATGCTGAGAGTTCTCAAAGGTCACAAATCATGGAAAATTATCTAAGGTTCGGTTTTGTTCTAAATCTTCTGGAGGAGATTACAATGACTGAGCTCTCAAAAAAACATACTATGGTCCCGGGGTTTGAATGCACAAATTTGATTTCCAAATAGTGCAGATTTTGTGGACCTATCAGCTGGAGGTTCAGGCAACCTGTTCTCTAGGAATTTTATTGTGTCATCCctttctactttttcttttttggttccaataaaacaaaaaaagaatttaaaactctattttacAGTATACTACTTTCTTATTAGTTTCATATGAGATTTCCATAATATTCTCATGCTAAACTTAtgaagtctaaaaaaaaaaaaaaaaagagtaattacATTCCTCTCCTTTGAGGTTTGAAGAAAATAACACTTCTTTATACGGTTTATATTAGTAACCGAATATTCTAATTTCTATAAGATTCTCTTTACCAAAGTTTTAACCGTgagtaataaaaacataactaaTAAATTTcgaataataatttaaaatttatcgAGTACCAAAAGACATGTAATGACAAATCTCTCCACTACctgttgaaaaatgaaaaagaaaaagtcattctaaatattttaaaatactctttaattataaatttaaataagtggattttaattttgaaagggAAGATGATTTTGAAAACCTGCCCTTAAGCAAAGGGAAAGTtagtacacaacatttttaacattaatttaaaaTGGTTTGGTCAAACGGATGTcaagagagaaattttttttttttttctctttaagttTGGGTAGGAATGTCATTTTCCAAAATCTCAAAAGAAGGAAATGTAATTATTCCCAAGCAGAAATATTAGTAATAAAAATTCTaagatcaattttgaaaaaccatgCAGTAATTTGTTTGAAATAacctcttcttcctttttctctttgtcAAAATTCCAACCACCTTGACGATGTtggaattgcatgaaatttaaAGGGTTAAAGGGAAATGGCATTTTGATCAAGACTCGAGACTTTGCCTCAAGGGTCGCCTTAATTTAGGCGCATTCCTTCGTTAAGGCcttcaaaatagtattttttgttattttaagtaatatttgttttccttaataacttttattttaaaagtcagaATGAGGCTTTGTCTATTTTGGGGCGTATCTTAGAGACAGTAGTTTTAATTTCTACAATTatctcaattttgtttttttgggcaaaaattactattttgctGCCTAATGATGTGGTTAGTGTAAATTAGGGTTTTCCAGATGTTTTTCTTGCCGCCTTAGATTTTCCTTTTACTATTAAAACATATTGTAGTCTCCTAGACAGTTTAGTTTTTCAGATTAATAAAGAGACAAGCTTTGTCTACTCTTTCTCTAACgtgtttagtttcttttttcattaagaAAGCATCATATTTGTTTTCTTGTAACTTCCACGACATCAGTCATGTACTTGCCTTCCTCCACCCACCCTCTGTAAGTTCCAACACTTTCATGTCTTATATTTGTTCTAATTCGTGTAGCATTATCAATTATGGTTTTTAAATTGTTTCCAGTTCTTTGAACATCTGTTAAGGCCTTTCAAATGAGATTAGTCGCATGTTCAAAGACTTTTCTAGATTTAACCTCTAAATTTTTCGTCATtcattaaataaatacaaaaaagcCTCTGAAGTCTGAACACTagtgtgtacatatatataaagatacTAAATTTATTTGGAGGAATTTTTTCCTAGATAAAAATCGAACCCCAAATACCTAACACCACACCATAGAAGGTGTTGGTATTGCCATCACTGCCTTTAAGTTTTATCACCTCGAAATGGTACCACCAAAAAGaagttttcaattaaaaaaaaaaattaagggactTACACTAATATTAagtgatgatgccaaaatcgtcAATTGGATCACTTGTTTAATCCGGAGTTTTAGACGACCTTGTAGGACCTGCAAGATAAAGAGTGTTGATCGAAGAGACCACAGGATTGTGCCCGGTAGGGGAGTCttcgatgcttaagttagtatcGGTCTATATCTTTTTTACTATAGATAGTAATTTGTAGTGGTTTTTGACATACCTTAGAAAATGGACAGATTGTCCCTTTTATAGGTGACTTAGGTTGCTGTTGGACATAAATGAGGGTGAGTATTACCCTAATTGTAACGTTCTTTATCTTGATGAGAGAGTTTAAGACCTCTGATGATCGTTATTGAATGTGTTGGGTGGTTACTCATCTATCTTTGATGGCCTACTTATGACGCAATGATCGTCCATTAAGATGGACGACCTTAATGGTTTTTATGgactcatcagttgccccccaTTCCCAAGTCTGATTTTGCTTTATGCTGGTTAGACTTAGGGAATGTTCTTGACTGGTTTAGATTCGGACTTCTTTATCATTAACTACTTTCTTCTTTAAGAATGGTAGTATTTTTGTGACGACTTCTTAGTATCTGCCTTTTGAAGGTCTTTTTGGACGTTCGAGGGATCATAGCTTGATCTTGAAAGTGAGCTAATTTCTTTGAACGATCATGTTTTATCACTACTGAAGAGCAAGCTAATTTCTTTGAACGATCATGTTTTATCACTACTGAAGAGCAAGCTAATTTCTTTGGGCGACCACTTTTTATCACTGCTAAAGAGCAAGCTAATTTCTTTGGACGACCATTTTTGATCACTTTGATGCTTCTTCTTTCATTCATTCTCTGGTTGGCACGTTTAATATTCTTGATCTGTGTGTGACTTGCGTTTGTGTGAGAATCCTTGTTTGCTTACACTCGTCTAAGGGTATTTAGTCACTTGGCCACTtttaggtgacttacatccaGTTACAAAGCTTTGTCATATAGATTTCGTCAGcgatttacatccgtcttggcagaatcttatcacttagccattttttggtgacttacatccatctaaggaatcttgtcacttaggcttcgttagtgatttacatccatctCAGcaaaatcttattacttagccattttttggtgacttacatcaatttaaggaatcttgtcacttaggctttgttagtgatttacatccgtcttggcagaatcttatcacttagccattttttggtgacttacatccatctaaggaatcttgtcacttaggcttcgtcagtgatttacatccgtcttggcagaatcttatcacttagccattttttggtgacttacatccatctaaggaatcttgtcacttcggcttcgtcagtgatttacatccgttttggcagaatcttatcacttagccattttttggtgacttacatccatttaaggaatcttgtcacttaggcttcgtCAGTGATTTATATCCGTCTTGgcagaatcttatcacttagccattttttggtgacttacacccatttaaggaatcttgtcacttaggctttgtcagtgatttacatccgtcttggcagaatcttatcacttagccattttttggtgacttacatccatttaaggaatcttgtcacttgttgCTGGAATGATTCCTTGATGCTATGTCGTTTTGGACCTTCTTGAGGCCATGTTGATATCTGCATTAAGTAGCACATGCACTTGCCAAGACTTGGTTAAACAAGAATTTTAGAACAATTCATATATACCAATAGCCTAGGTGAacctttttcttatttccttGTAATCCTAGAGTTTTACCTCTTTTGTGATCTGTCTAGTAATGCATACATTTTTGCATGAAACCTTACTAGGTGTAAATTTTTATAGACGAATATAAAAGAGACAGAGACAAATGTGTTACCTTAAATGACGATATTATTTTGTCATATATATCGATCTTTTTATTGCTAGGATCTTCTTGACAAATTCTTCCCTTTTTAGGATGACAAGCTCTTGtcttttcaagattttttttcttttttttataaagcccGGCACGATACTTCATGTCTAAGGCCTAGATCTcttttgcttcaatttttttttgaaggcgtAAAAACTAGGCCACGTTTTTGCCCTCGTTCAAACGTGAAAAGTACAATTCTCGTTTTTTGACGACAGGAGAAATGGTCTATCACgattggaactttttttttttttcgcgtGCTTTGATGACTATGGTCATTGCCGTTTGTAATAGCAATttcc is a genomic window containing:
- the LOC142631371 gene encoding uncharacterized protein LOC142631371 yields the protein MRSSEYMDKQITELSRSHSQDFSLFSNPNHHHHHHHNDDDDDELSPTFRFHPIRPVVSTYQSHADESESLISAIDRKMKELGENLMHAVEGISARLTQLENRTRRIENSVDDLKDSIESRHGSSDGKLRELHNILTQVQGGIQDLRDKQEIAEAQLQLAKLQMSKDNQQSQNKITTGQSNSAQEPLSSAPQQSHQPVPIPVASPQQLPALPFNVFPNVPLQNSSPTSSATAAQIPTQLSQNPIPSLLQPESYYSTPVHTQESTHQQYHLPPMQQPPPPPYQHYHPEPQFPPISQVSQPPQQHPSLGIVNPQVHCPSSHHPEEIPYMPSQSYPPSNHRSPQAPGIASPSQQYYLGSSQQMQDQPSRDPNFGFPSSSRHSQPPGHSHFYEHSYSGYPSHYSSSTMKPLQSGESSNSRLPTAQILPHALPISSSVDDKSSSSGTRDSVPTDDVVDKVVAMGFRRDLVRATVRKLTETGQSVDLNVVLDRMMNGGGTGVAW